Genomic segment of uncultured Methanobrevibacter sp.:
CTCTTTGAATGCGTCAATTGAAACGAATTTTTCAGGATTGATTGCAACAAACAAGTCTCCTTTGTTACAGTCTTCCTTATAGTCTCCTGCAGTACCGGTTACTTTAGTACCAAATGCAGCGTTTACTAAAGGGCCTGTCATAATTTCAATCATAAAGCTTAAAGCGTATCCCTTAACTCCACCGAATGGAAGGATAGAACCTTCTAATGCAGCTTCAGGATCAGTGGTTGGATTTCCATCCTTGTCAATTGCAGTGTTTGGAGGGATTTCCTCACCTTTTCTTTTAGCTTCCAATAATTTTCCTCTTGCGCTTACAGAAGTTGCCATATCTACAGCAATATAAGTTTCAGAAGGGATACCAATAGCTATTGGGTTAGTTCCAAGAATAGCTTTTTTACCACCTAAAGGAGCTACTCCAGGTTCAGTGTTACAAATTACAATACCAATCATGTCATTTCTAATAGCTAAGTCAGAGTAATAACCGGTTATTCCAAAGTGGTTTGAGTTGAATGTACCAACTGCAGCAATACCAGTTTCCTTTGCCTTATTGATTGCCATCATCATTGCTTCATGTGCAATGTATTGTCCGAATAAGCTTTTTCCATCAATGAGTGCAATGGAATCCTCATCTTTGACAATTTCATAATCTCCTTTGGTTTCAATGAAACCGTTATTGATTCCTCTAATGTATTGTGGGAATCTTCCAAGTCCATGTGAAGTGAAACCTTTTAAATCAGAGTCTAAAGTTGCTTCAGTAATGATCTTTGCATGAT
This window contains:
- the comC gene encoding L-sulfolactate dehydrogenase; translated protein: MRISVENERKLVNEILINIGVQEDHAKIITEATLDSDLKGFTSHGLGRFPQYIRGINNGFIETKGDYEIVKDEDSIALIDGKSLFGQYIAHEAMMMAINKAKETGIAAVGTFNSNHFGITGYYSDLAIRNDMIGIVICNTEPGVAPLGGKKAILGTNPIAIGIPSETYIAVDMATSVSARGKLLEAKRKGEEIPPNTAIDKDGNPTTDPEAALEGSILPFGGVKGYALSFMIEIMTGPLVNAAFGTKVTGTAGDYKEDCNKGDLFVAINPEKFVSIDAFKEQVEEFVTEIRESGNTFIPGDLEVKRIAENEKNGLEIDGKLYETLKEICDAENIDLNSYLTE